ATTTTGCCCTACAACAGGTGTTCCATTTTCTTCTGCAATGGTTACAGGTATGATCGTATAGTTTTGATTGGCAAACAATTTGACTTCTCGTTTGCGAACATCGGAAACCATCACAATCGCATAATAGTATGTTCCAGGTTTTAAATTATAATCAAAGTATAAACGAGTTGCATTAGGACCAGAGGCTTTGTATCGGCCAAGTGAATCGGCAATGTACAGTTTATCTGGGCTATCAATCATCACATTGGATCTGGCAACGATGATTTCACCTTCTTGTTTGGGTGAATCCCAATCAATCCGAATGGATTTTTTGTCAGGCAAAAGACTCGCATGAATAGCTTTTGCAATCGATGGATAACGACTTTCCTCAAATCCGGAGTCTGCCCAAACCGGGAATTGAGAAAGTAGCAGTACAACCGTCCAGAGGTGAATCGAGAACTTCATACTTAGATTTTCGGTGGTTGTCTCCCTCGAATTGAATTTTTCGTTTGTACTTTCCCCTCTTTTCTAGAAGATTTGTCATTATGTCTGAAACGGAATACTACCGTTCCCAAACTTACCAAGAGTATTTGCTCTCAAGCCATAGAAGAGAGGTTTGTCCTCCAGAAGATGTGTATGCTTTTTTCAATTGGAAGGGCCTAACCAATTTGGTTGATTTTGGAAGTGGGCTTGGGTTTTATTTTCAGGACTTCCGCAAATGGTTTCCCAATGTTTGGATTTGGGCTGCGGAATGCCAACAAGACATCATCGATCGCATCCTCCGTAGAAAACTCATGGAAGGGATTGAACAACTCACCCCCTTTTATATGGACCAATCTGACCACCCTCTCCTTCCCGAATGGGTTCCGGTTCCAGAAATTATTTTTGCCTCCCTTTCTTTATCCACCTTCCCAAACCCAGGTTTGGCGATGGATGGACTCATTCGTTCCATGAAGGCAGGTGGAAGGTTATTCATCGTTGATTGGTCAAAAACAGAGTCTGGATTTGGTCCGAAGATCAATGAAAAAATCTCCATGGATAAAATGAAATTTTTAGCAGAGGAATACAAACTCGAAGTGATAAAATCTGGTAGGATCTCTGAACATTTTTATGGAATGGAAGTTCGTGCCAGTTCTCATTTTATTTATGGTTATTATGATCTAAAAGAAGAGGAAGATGAAGACACTGCTGTCTTTAAAATTTAAACAAATCCATGTTTAGGTGATCAATTCGAATCAATTATAGATCCAATCAAACAATCCATTACCTCAAGTTTCTATGTGGAGTTTGGAACAAAAGGAAATCATCACTAGTAAAAACCCCGTTATACAAGTGATTGCTGGTGCTGGCTCTGGCAAAACAGCCACTATGATTGGACTCTTAGAGGAACGGGAAAAAAACCAAACCATCCACCCCGACAAAACACTCATTGTCACATTTACCAAAAAAGCCACAAAGGAATTCAAAGAACGTTGTGAGAAAAGAGGCCTTTCTCACTTGTATCACATTTCCACCTTTCATTCGTTTTGTTATCACTCCTTAAAACATTCTCATTTTCAAAAAAATTGGTCCAAATGTAAACTTTTACCAGAATCAAAAAAATGGGAATTGACCAAAAAAATATTAGAGCCAAATCGTGAACTGATAGGTGGAATTCCATTTTCCATACTCACAAAACAAAATGGGAAGTATTTACGAAACATATCTAAAGAAATTTATGAAAACTACATCACTTCCTTTCAAAACTGGAAACGAGAGAACAATTACTTTGAATTTGATGACTTAATCCAAGATTTTTTAGAATTTTTAAAATCAGAAGATTCTCGAACCCTCAAAAAAAATTGGAAATCCCTCATCATCGATGAATTCCAAGACACAGATGAACAACAATTGGAGATCATCAAACGGATGGAGTTTGAAACCATCACGGTTGTGGGAGATGATTGGCAGGCAATTTATGGATTCCGAGGAGCCACTCCCAAACCATTTTTAGAATTTTCGAATCATTTCCCAAATGTAATCCAATACAAATTACCAACTAACTACCGATCAACAAAAACAATCATTCAAAAAAGTTTATTACCCATCAGACAAAACAAAGACAAAATTCCCAAAAAAACGATTTCCTTTCGAAAGGAAAAAGGATTTTTCCATTTGGAAGTCAAAAAAGAAAACGATCCATTCTTAGAAACAATTTGGAAAAAATACCACTCGATTGATTCTGAGTCTGTTTTACTCACACGTAGTAATTTTCGCAAAGCCGAATGGATCCAAGTGGGAGTGCCCAAAAAACAAGTGATGACAATCCATAGTGCAAAAGGTCTAGAATTTAAGACTGTGATTGTGGATTTATGCCAAGGTTGGAGTAAAGATCTAAATACAATTGACTTCGAAGAAGAAAGGAGGATTCTCTATGTTGCTTTGTCTAGGGCAAAAGACAATTTAATTGTTCTTATGAACCAAATTTCCGATCCGAAAAGTCTATGTGATCGGTTGAGTGAAGATTTTTCCCTTTGGAACAAGTGGCGAAATCGTACTTTACGGTGGATAAGACTCTGGTGAAGTGGTTTTACCTTGGGGGATTAGCTCAGTTGGTTAGAGCGCTACCTTGACATGGTAGAGGTCACTGGTTCGAACCCAGTATCTCCCAAGATCATTTCTATTTCCATTCATTCATCCTACCTTCTGATTTTTTATTTTTCTTACCACCAAACAAAGTTTCGACTTGCCTTTCCAATCCATTCCTTTCAAATTCGAGAACGATGAAACCAAAGTTCCTGGCTGAAGAATTTTTACTCGCTTTGTACTTTTTTGTATTTACCATACTCTCTGGTATTGTTCTCTTTTATGCTCCTTATGAAGCTGGTGTGAAAATCGCAAGCCTCACGGCTTTTTTCCATGTCAGTTTTGTTGCCATTTGTATTGTATTCCATTGGCACACTCCGTATCGAATTTGGAAATTTTTAGTACCACTTTCCATTTTTATGGTTTTTCCAGATTGGTTTTTGTCGGCCGTTTTACAGATATTAGTTTTTCCTGAAGATGGATTTTTCAAAATAGGAACTGTCTCTGGTTATATGGCAGGTCTATGGGTCATACCTCTTTTTATCTGTGTTTATACTGGAATCAAACTAGAAGAAAGA
This genomic interval from Leptospira limi contains the following:
- a CDS encoding class I SAM-dependent methyltransferase is translated as MSETEYYRSQTYQEYLLSSHRREVCPPEDVYAFFNWKGLTNLVDFGSGLGFYFQDFRKWFPNVWIWAAECQQDIIDRILRRKLMEGIEQLTPFYMDQSDHPLLPEWVPVPEIIFASLSLSTFPNPGLAMDGLIRSMKAGGRLFIVDWSKTESGFGPKINEKISMDKMKFLAEEYKLEVIKSGRISEHFYGMEVRASSHFIYGYYDLKEEEDEDTAVFKI
- a CDS encoding DUF6989 domain-containing protein, producing the protein MKPKFLAEEFLLALYFFVFTILSGIVLFYAPYEAGVKIASLTAFFHVSFVAICIVFHWHTPYRIWKFLVPLSIFMVFPDWFLSAVLQILVFPEDGFFKIGTVSGYMAGLWVIPLFICVYTGIKLEERSVSIIGTGIWVGLVSLFIFGLSEATMWIFGSWYAQNVKMWEHVAYYVLVPEMILGITTYLAYQGFSYSAYLFQIAIGFLVMVLYIGNLSFFYLLIEKIL
- a CDS encoding UvrD-helicase domain-containing protein — translated: MWSLEQKEIITSKNPVIQVIAGAGSGKTATMIGLLEEREKNQTIHPDKTLIVTFTKKATKEFKERCEKRGLSHLYHISTFHSFCYHSLKHSHFQKNWSKCKLLPESKKWELTKKILEPNRELIGGIPFSILTKQNGKYLRNISKEIYENYITSFQNWKRENNYFEFDDLIQDFLEFLKSEDSRTLKKNWKSLIIDEFQDTDEQQLEIIKRMEFETITVVGDDWQAIYGFRGATPKPFLEFSNHFPNVIQYKLPTNYRSTKTIIQKSLLPIRQNKDKIPKKTISFRKEKGFFHLEVKKENDPFLETIWKKYHSIDSESVLLTRSNFRKAEWIQVGVPKKQVMTIHSAKGLEFKTVIVDLCQGWSKDLNTIDFEEERRILYVALSRAKDNLIVLMNQISDPKSLCDRLSEDFSLWNKWRNRTLRWIRLW